In Eubalaena glacialis isolate mEubGla1 unplaced genomic scaffold, mEubGla1.1.hap2.+ XY scaffold_999, whole genome shotgun sequence, a genomic segment contains:
- the LOC133083976 gene encoding uncharacterized protein LOC133083976, giving the protein MKDSKPCGWIRNSGRKISSPKESRIPGKRPGLRPQWAGPPGRAASPGPPEGGSWRLQAAPPPAPPSLPEGLGAERSHLLAQNGARVSAELELPARGLFPPPSLKCPGARGEGGLTEAAGSGGAPAAEAATVLGTAGRLFQQVT; this is encoded by the exons atgaaggactctaaaccctgtggttggataaggaattctggaaggaagatatcctcacccaaggagagcag gattccaggaaaaaggcctgggctgcggccacagtgggcggggcccccaggccgggccgcctcTCCAGGACCCCCGGAAGGGGGCTCCTGGAGGCTCCAGGCGGCTCCTCCCCCGGCGCcgccctccctcccggaaggcctcggggcagagcggtcccacctcctcgcccagaacggagcccgcgtttccgcagagctggaactcccggctcggggtctcttccctccgccgtcactgaagtgccccggagcccgaggggagggcggcctcactgaggctgccggctctggaggggccccggcggccgaagccgcgacagtcctggggaccgcgggccgg